DNA sequence from the Paenibacillus physcomitrellae genome:
GGACAGTACGTCCCGGCCTCGGTATTTCCATCGCTCAAAGAATTGACATCGTCAGTGCGGATGAGGGGAAAAAGGTGAATTTCGCTAAAACGGATATCGGCGGTCCTTCGGCCGGTTTGATGTTTACGCTTGAGATTTACAATCAGCTTACGCCTGGTGACCTGAGCAAGGGACATCGGATTTCCGGCACCGGCACGATTGATGCGAACGGCAATGTCGGGGAGATCGGCGGCGTCCAGTTCAAAATTGTGGCGGCGAATCGTGAGAAAGCGGAGGTGTTCTTTGTGCCGGAAGGCAATTATGCCGATGCGGAGAAAAAAGCGAAAAGCATCGGCACCTCGATGAGGCTTGTACCGGTTAAGACGCTGGACGATGCGTTAAACTATCTTGACCAGATGAAAGCGGTTGGCGAATAAAGAGGTTTAGGATAGTCTGGACTATCCGCTTCTGATTGGAGCGGAGCCGAAGTCGGTACAATAAACAAGCCGCCGCCTAGGAGCTTCTATAAAACTCAGCTCCTGAGCGGCGGCTGTTTATAATCTCTGAACCAATCGGCGGCTCCTGTTTCGGACAGGACGCTTTCGTACAGGGAGGAAGCCCGAATGTCGAGCTGCAAACCGGGATATGGTTGTCCGGGCGTTCGAGTGAGGACAGGCAGGGAGGCCGTTTGTTTCATTTGGGCCAGCAGCTGTCTGCCGACCGGGCTGAAGCCAAGAACCCTTATATATTCGGGACCCTGGCTCAGTGCTGACGGAGCCAGGGCCTCTTTGGTATGCCCAAGCAATAGATGGACCAGCATGCGCTGCAGCTTCGTACGCGTGTAACGGCGCGTCTTGACCGCGTCCAGCAGCGCTTCCACGGAGACGGCGCTCAGGCCCTGCAGGCTTCGGTGCAGCCTGTATTCGAGGCCCTCCGTCACCTCGTGGTGACGGGAGAGCTCCTGCGGGCTTTGTAGCAGGAGCTGGCGGAACAAGGGAGCGCGGAAACGCTCCCAGGTGACAGGACCGCGTCCGGCCGCGAACTCGCGGGCGAGCAAATCCGCGGTCCAGGCGGGGATGTAAGGCCGGGCGGCGTCTAGTCCGCCGGGGCCGGCAAGCAGCCGGCGGACAGCGGTCGCGCTAGCGATCGCGCCTTCGACGGGCTGTTCGTCGTGATACCCGGCGCCCTGGCGCGGGATCGACGACGGTCTGATCGCGCTGCCAAGCCGGCGCAGCGCGATCAGGTAATGCAGCCCCAAACTGTTGTTGGGCTGCATGAGGATTTCGCGCGCCAGGCGAAGCGGTGCGCGGCCTTCCCGCGTCGCCGCTCCCGGCGCGCCAAACTCGCGTGCGGCCAGCCGTGCGGCCGCAGCCGCGAAAGCGGCGGGGTAGCTGGCCCCGCCGGCCAGCTCTTCGGCGAGAGCGGCTTTCAGCTCGCCGCTCTCGCCGTGCAGCAGCTCCGCCAGCGGCAGGAGCTGCGCCAAATCGCCCGCCTCGGTGCCGAAGCACAGGTCGGTGACGAGGCCGGTGGCGTCAAGCAGCTTGACGGCCCCGTACGCGAACCACTCGGCGGGCTGAACCGCATAAGCCACAGGCAGCTCCAGCACCAGGTCTACGCCCATGCGGAGCGCCATTTCCGCCCGTGTCCATTTGTCCACGGCGGCCGGTTCTCCCCGCTGCAGGAAGCAGCCGCTCATCACGGCCACCGAAGCTTCGGCTCCGGTGATCCGTTTGGCTTCGCTGAAGTGGTGGACATGCCCGTTATGCAGCGGATTATATTCAACGATTAGACCAACGGTTTTCACAGTTGTAATCTCCTTTTTTATAAGGCTAAAGGATTATTGCCTGCAGTTTGTCTTGCCCTGATGAAGTATTTGTACTATAACATGATTAAACGGCGGTTTAAAACACGTCTAGAATAGACAGGTTTGCGGCATGCTAGCTTGAGAACATATCAAGAGAATTCCTTGACAAAACTTTGATATGATCGGTATAATTATTTTTGTTTGTTTGGAGTGATGAACATGCACTTTCAATTTCGCAAAGTAGCATCCGCCGAAGGGCCGACAAAGTTTCACGAGTCTTTGGATGTATCGGATTTGATCAAGGGGCGTAAAGACGTTTCCTCGATTTCGCCGCTGGTTTCCGACCTGCAGCTGTACGCTGCCGGAGAGGACATGGTGGAAGTAACAGGAACGCTGAAGACAGAGCTGCATGTAGCCTGCTCAAGATGTCTGACGCCGGTCGACCGTGCCATTGATATTGACTTTAAGGAACGGTTTATACATGGACAGGAACCTGAGCAGGAAGAAGACATGGATGACAATGCCATCTATGTTGAAGACGAGAGTGTGGATCTCGTCCCTTACTTGGAGGAAAGTTTGATGCTGAATCTTCCGTTTGCGGTTGTCTGCCAGGACGATTGCAAGGGACTTTGCCCGGCATGCGGGACTAATCTCAACGAGCACGACTGCGGCTGCGATACAACTGCCGTTGATCCGCGCCTTGCGGCACTCAAAGATTTCTTTAAATGATAATTGTTGAAACACGCCTATAGGGTTGACTTAAATAAGGAGGTGGGAATCATGGCAGTACCTCAACGGAGAACGTCCAAAACGCGCCGCGACAAACGCCGCACGCATTTCAAATTGGCTGTACCGGGTATGGTAAAATGCGAACAATGTGGAGAATTGAAACTTGCTCACCACGTATGCAAAGTTTGCGGAACATACAAATCGAGAGAAGTCATCAAAGCTTAGTTTAACCGCTAAAGCTTGGTGAAATCAGAATCGAGCCCGTCCGAGGTTGAATTCGGTGAAGACCGGGTTTACCATAAGCGGGATAATGAGAATAGCACTTCACCTGACGGTGAGGTGCTATTTTTATTTTTGCTTACGCATATTTGCCTAATTGCCTATTTGTATAGGGGAAATACATAGTGGAAGCGGTAAGGAACGCGAGAGACCATGAAGGGATAACCGGAATGGGCCGGGTGTTCCCTTTCTTTTTACCGGAGGATGTTTTATACTGGGTTTAGTACCTGGTTCTAACCAGGCATACGGATCGTGAAGATAAATAAAAAATATAAGGCTTACAGCATGCCGGAGCAAAGGCGCTTAACGCCTTTTTGCTAAGAAGGGGGCGGCACCTATAGAACGTTTGCCAAAGAAGGCTCGGCAGCAGAAGCTTGCTTTGATTATAGAGGAAAATCCGTTTGTAACCGATCAGGAATTGACCCGTCAGCTTAAGGTCAGCATCCAGACGATCCGTTTGGACCGGCTGGAGCTGGGGATTCCGGAACTGAGGGAGCGATTGAAGCTGATGGCGGAGCGCTCTTACGATACGGTGCGTTCGTTGTCGCTGGACGAGGTCATCGGTGAGGTGGTCGACCTGCAGCTGGATAAGAGCGGAATCTCGATCTTTGAGATTCGTGAGGAGCATGTGTTTTCACGGACAGGCATTGCCCGGGGGCATCACGTGTTTGCCCAGGCCAATTCCCTGGCTGTCGCTGTTATCAATGATGAAATTGCGCTGACTTCCTCCGCCGATATCCGGTTTGTCCGTTCGGTTCATTTGGGTGAGAAATGCATAGCCAAAGCTTATGTGCGCTCAGGCCAGGAGAACAAGGCTAAAGCCAAGGTTGAGGTTTTTACTTATGTAGGTGAAGAAATGGTGTTCCATGGGAACTTTATCATTTACCGTTCAGCGACAAGCGAACGTAATGAAAGGGGGGCCTTGCATGCGGATAGCCATTGATGCAATGGGAGGAGACTTTGCTCCTGCAAGCACGGTGGAAGGGGCGCTTGCCGCGGCCAATCAATGGAAGGACGTTGAAATTATACTCGTGGGCGATCAAGCGGTGCTTGAACCCCTGATAAAGGAGTGTCCTTCAAATCTGATTATTCATCATGCCGGTGAAGTGATCGAAGGTGATGACGAGCCGGTCAAGGCTGTTCGACGGAAGAAAGATGCCTCCATGGTGGTTGCCGGCCGTATGGTGCGGGAGGGTGCTGCTGAAGCGATGATCTCCGCAGGAAATACCGGGGC
Encoded proteins:
- the fapR gene encoding transcription factor FapR, translating into MPKKARQQKLALIIEENPFVTDQELTRQLKVSIQTIRLDRLELGIPELRERLKLMAERSYDTVRSLSLDEVIGEVVDLQLDKSGISIFEIREEHVFSRTGIARGHHVFAQANSLAVAVINDEIALTSSADIRFVRSVHLGEKCIAKAYVRSGQENKAKAKVEVFTYVGEEMVFHGNFIIYRSATSERNERGALHADSH
- a CDS encoding nucleotidyltransferase, whose translation is MKTVGLIVEYNPLHNGHVHHFSEAKRITGAEASVAVMSGCFLQRGEPAAVDKWTRAEMALRMGVDLVLELPVAYAVQPAEWFAYGAVKLLDATGLVTDLCFGTEAGDLAQLLPLAELLHGESGELKAALAEELAGGASYPAAFAAAAARLAAREFGAPGAATREGRAPLRLAREILMQPNNSLGLHYLIALRRLGSAIRPSSIPRQGAGYHDEQPVEGAIASATAVRRLLAGPGGLDAARPYIPAWTADLLAREFAAGRGPVTWERFRAPLFRQLLLQSPQELSRHHEVTEGLEYRLHRSLQGLSAVSVEALLDAVKTRRYTRTKLQRMLVHLLLGHTKEALAPSALSQGPEYIRVLGFSPVGRQLLAQMKQTASLPVLTRTPGQPYPGLQLDIRASSLYESVLSETGAADWFRDYKQPPLRS
- a CDS encoding YceD family protein; this encodes MHFQFRKVASAEGPTKFHESLDVSDLIKGRKDVSSISPLVSDLQLYAAGEDMVEVTGTLKTELHVACSRCLTPVDRAIDIDFKERFIHGQEPEQEEDMDDNAIYVEDESVDLVPYLEESLMLNLPFAVVCQDDCKGLCPACGTNLNEHDCGCDTTAVDPRLAALKDFFK
- the rpmF gene encoding 50S ribosomal protein L32, which translates into the protein MAVPQRRTSKTRRDKRRTHFKLAVPGMVKCEQCGELKLAHHVCKVCGTYKSREVIKA